In a genomic window of Urocitellus parryii isolate mUroPar1 chromosome 2, mUroPar1.hap1, whole genome shotgun sequence:
- the Lxn gene encoding latexin yields the protein MEIPPEHYAASRAVSVAESCINYQHGTPHQVFLVQKVEEARLEDIPGRGHKYHLKFSVEEMTQKQVTVNCTAEVLYPPVGHGTAPEVSFTFEGETGKSPDEEDNTFYQRLKSTKEPLEAQNIPDSFGNVSPQMNPVRHLAWVACGYIIWQNSTENTCYKMAKIQTVKQVQRNDDFIELDYIILLHDIVSQEIIPWQMQVLWHPQYGTKVKHDSRLPKEAQLE from the exons ATGGAGATTCCGCCAGAACACTACGCGGCCTCCAGGGCGGTCTCGGTGGCCGAGAGCTGCATCAACTACCAGCACGGAACCCCCCACCAGGTGTTTCTGGTGCAGAAGGTGGAGGAGGCCCGCTTGGAG gaTATTCCAGGAAGAGGACACAAGTACCACCTTAAATTTTCTGTGGAAGAAATGACACAAAAA CAAGTCACAGTGAACTGCACAGCTGAAGTACTTTACCCTCCAGTGGGACATGGCACTGCACCAGAAGTCTCCTTCACATTTGAAGGAGAAACTGGGAAGAGTCCAGATGAAGAGGATAACACATTCTATCAAAGACTCAAGTCTACAAAGGAACCACTAGAAGCACAAAATATCCCAG ACAGTTTCGGAAATGTATCTCCACAAATGAATCCAGTTCGGCACTTAGCCTGGGTTGCCTGTGGTTATATAATATGGCAGAATTCTACTGAAAACACATGTTATAAAATGGCCAAAATTCAAACTGTCAAGCAAGTG CAAAGGAACGATGACTTCATTGAACTAGACTACATCATCCTGCTTCATGACATCGTATCACAG GAGATTATCCCCTGGCAAATGCAAGTTCTCTGGCACCCACAATATGGGACAAAAGTAAAACATGACAGTCGTCTCCCAAAGGAAGCACAGCTGGAATAA